CAAGCACACTCAAATGGATAtactttttttgttttatttgtgGATGAGTTGTTTGTGTTAAATTTTTCTCAATTTCTTttattcattattattttaaaattattgtaattcttatattatttgtataaaatttttttatcttttttataatattttagacACTAAACActcttgaattaaattttaaaaatgagttAACCTAAAAAATTCTCTCTTTTAAATTGAGTTAGATTGTGTATATTttgcaaaaaatttaaaattaaagataaatcaAGTATGTAGATAATGGGCGTGGTTGGTGCTCCCCACTAGGATTTGTAGCACTCCCAAAGAGCAAAGCACATGACGCAGCAGTGAAAGCGATGTGAATTTTGCCAAGTTGGTGCTTAGTGCTACAAAAATCCCTTTTTTGGCCGCTCATTGTGTCCCTAAAGCAAAGGCTTTCCCAAGTGTATTGCCAAGTTGGTGCTTAGTGCTACAAAAATCCCTTTTTTGGCCACTCATTGTGTCCCTAAAGCAAAGGCTTTCCCAAGTGTATTGCCGTAACGTTGTCTCACGCACGTGCTGCTTATGCTTGAATGCCGCCCCTTGATAACACAGCTATGCTTGAACTTGATAAGCTTCAACCCTCTTTCCGTAGTAAGAAATTATACAATATGTGAGTGGTACCAATTAGAAATTCTAATCAATATTTCACACTGAACTAGTTGAAAACTGAAtccaatcaaattaattaaaaattaaatttttaatatttataaaaattaaattaaattaattttaaataaaaattaatttaaatcaaaataaaatattcgtttaatttttaataatttttttattttttatatcttaaaaaaatttaattgaaatattttaattatgatttaatctctttatattattaaaaataatatattattatgattaatcgatttattttgatttttttaattattaaaatcaaataaaattgaaataactaaaaatttttaaatttaaaaattaaattaaatcaaaataaataaaaaattaaaataaaattttaaattaatttaattaaattaattttttcagtttaaacGAATATTGTTCACCTATAATTATAATTCACTTATTTTTTAActgattatataaaaataaatgtataatatttttatattctaaaattaatatatgtttctctatttttaaaatttaataaattaatttatatattttaattttgttaaattgAAAGTCTCccatcaaaataatatttttttgggtgaagttaaaatataaaaaataaattatttaattttaatataattcaatgattaaataatattatataggaattttttatcattttaaagataattaatagaaaattaaatgaaataacaatcaaaattaatattgaacttataatttttaaaattataaaatctaaaGGTCAAATTTCAgtataattatactaaaaaattataatattaaattgatgATGCTATAATAGCATCATttctttaaagaaaagaaaagaaaagaaaagaaaataaaattatgggtTATAGGTGAATGGGTAGGTGGCCACTACACATATTTCTAACACCTCATTGGTTGCTCACTTTTCATCACAGATTAATTTTCTGGTGGGACCCCCTCCCTCTATTCAGATTTTGAAGCGCTACTTTCTCCTCTaaaagcctttttttttttgttgtactTATTAAAACAGATTATTGGATACCtacaaaaattattcaattaaaatttattataaattatttaactcattttaaatttaattattattattattattatctaaataatatttaaactcatttaatttttatatatttaattaataatttatataaaaaatattttttattaaaattaatatttctaaaactatttaaattctaatttttaaataaaaatatttaaaaaatttataaatattattataaaatatatattttatatttatataaatatattcaaataATGGGTAttctattaacaaatttattaacaaattgcATGAAGCGAGTGCATGTGTACGAAGATCATTATGTTATTATGATtggtatatatatttaaataaatagatataaattcaattaaatttcaatatttctgtttgaaaactaaataaactcaatttaagttttttattaattaaattcttatatttttatttaaaatcaaataaatctttatataatataataataatttttttatataataaaattgaagttttgtaattttaaaaattatttattattttttaatttttatattaattaaaatatcaactttttaatattttatattaaaaaatattattttattactaaaaaaataatattatattatatcatgATTTATGTAACATTTAGTGAGGAACATGGCCTAAAATTCTTAATTGACATTGTTTTactttgaataaaaatatatatatattttttaattggacttaatttttaaaataaatctaaaaattaattattttcaagtTTCTATAATTaagcttaattaattaaaatgtcgTTGTATTTCataaattagataaaaatattCATGTAATTCAATTTTGTTAATGATAGAGGACAATCATTAATTTTCAGCTATTTTACAGTTAGTCCACGATGGAATATCTAAATAACCTCTCCATGGGAACAACGAGTCCTAATAACTCCAGCCTAGCTAATGGCATCTCACCACTCCTCCTTTGTTCCCTCTCCCTTCGTCTCTTCCTTCCTCTCTCTACCATTTAACTTAGAATTTCACAATTCCTCTCATGGCCATTTCTATTAATCCTAATCCAACATCTTCTCTGTTGATCCTTCTTCTTATTTGTGTAATGCAAATCTTCCCAAGCCGCATCTGTTTAGGTGCTTATATTCTTTCTTGCATGATACTTTCTAATAATATGATTGCAGCTGTTTTCTTCTATCTGAGTAAGagttgaagaaaaataaattgttgATTCTGCTTCCAGATATGAATAACGGAGGTGAAGGTATAGCCTAAGTTGGCTGCAACTTCGCAAATGGTGCGTGCGATTTTCCTTGCAAAATCTGCCAAGCAGCAAGTATGATATTTGGACTTCCATTGATGAGTGGGCAGCTAAATATTGAGAAGAAAGGATGGTATTTGAACAACACTGAATTAAACTTACTCTACACCAAAAATAAGATGGCATTCCataataattaatagaaaaaatttactatttaatcctaagttttgttatttataataatttggtCCAATGTTTTGAAAACTAGATTGTTTtggctaaaatttaaaattccttCGTGTAATTCATGATAATCTGCTGTTAATAGGAGACACAATGTCAAGGTTACCCATTCTCTCTCTTCCTCGTCCATCTGCGATACTTAACAACAGCTCATCCTTTCTCATAGTCCATGTATTATattctatttaagcttcaagtTCTTAATTGAAAGAGCAGATGGATTCCATGAGTATGCATGAAGGTGAATAATCTCTGAGTACTGTAGAAATTCCCATGGAATGAAGGTGGACCATCGTCGTCATAATGAAAACAAAACAACCAGAATAAATTATCTAATTTTCAAAAACACTAGGACCAAATCATTATTAGTGACAAAGTACAAGGAGTAATTAGTAAATTTCCCTGATCAATATTGACCAAAAAACACTAAACGAATACATTGAAACCTGTATCATTCCTAGCAATAAAAACATGTGAAGAAAATACCCACAACTCGTACTGATTACTCACTACCATGAAACAAACTTGAGATGCTAACAGAAGCAAGCAAAAACTAAGCACTGGTTAATACAAAATTTAGTATGTCTCCTAAATATATCAGACAAAACAGAAAAACTACCAAACCTGTGCTACAGACTTAATTTagtaattcaaaatttatgcAACTGGGATCTCAATATTGGCAGTCATCACTGGTGGTGGAAcatactcttcttcttccttgggGGGATGGATGGTGACCAGATCAGGCAATGGGGTCATTGGACCCACCTTGCCTTTAGGATCCCAGTCAAGCATGATCTTCACCTTGATACCAAGCACCCCCTGATAACACATAAGTAacaatttcaattatatattttaaagaaaaacggAGAATATGAAgctcaagaaaaaaaattttcaaaaaataactaACATTAACAACTACCCAAATTGTTGGAATACAGTATAATAACCAACAAACCAAACATGAGAAGTGACTCACCTGTCTCAGAAGAACATGCCTGACAGCAGAGTCAATATACTCTTTAACAGGTTGACCAGAGGAGATCATGTACCCATCCTTGAATTTCATGGACTTGGCACGCTGAGCTCGGAGCTTTCCACTCACAATAACCTGCCAGAATATACAAGAAcattaaacttttctttaaaaagaagaagaagtgtGCTTACAAAAAGAAAGTGCACACCAGAGAAAGCAAAAAAGGAGCTTAAGAGTATTACCTCACATCCCTTTGCCCCACTTTCCATTACAAATCTCAAGACACCATAACAAGCCCTacaaaagatttaaaaaaaaaaagtctttcAAACCATATTGCTCAAAAGTCAAAAGTATAAGCACATACAGAGTTCAGCTGATTCTCCAAAGACAAAAAGGAGAAACATTTACGAGAACATTTAtgagaatataaataaatggtTCAAATCACACATCCACTTCAAAATCCCATCCTCAGAAAAGAACAAAGTTCAAATCGACATAATCAAAATTCCAACCAGTCAACTACTATGATACACTGAGGACACCATATCACTATCACTAACAGCTCAAGGATATAGAAGACAAAAAATCAAGTACGGGAACATGCAATAACTAAAAGAGAGTAAGCCCATCCAAGTTTGAAGAACCCAGAAGGGGGAACAGGAAACCTTACAAGCTCCCAAATTATTTCATACAAGCATTGAAGCTCCTCCAAGAAACAAAAAGGGGAAGGTAATGCTAATGCACCAAGACATCCTCAAACATAGGAGGAAAAGACGACATTAGTTTTATGCAAACAGAAGTCAATCGTCAATAAGAAAAAAATGCTGGGCATGTGGGAGAACATTCCAAACTCCAAGCAACTCAACAGTAGCACAAGAAGCCTGACAGACTCCCCAAAAGTATTCTCTATATAAGCATTGATATAAAAGTCTTCAAGGCTCATTTGCAAAGGCAATGAAGGGAAGACAATGCTTTGAATATCAAGCTCACTCCACACAAATACAGGTGGACAAGCCACCAACAGTTGCAagcaaaaatttttttatcgagTAGCACTACTACTTGTCATTATATGTGTGTTCACTTGAATCTTATGACTTTATTAGCTAGCTTTAGAAAAGTATGCAATGTCTGTTTTGTTAACAAATACACAATCCAAAGTTATTCTCCCAAAAATGTGATGCAGAATCAAAATTGATGATCAAGACAAGACAAGTGACATTTACCATCCAATATAATATGCAAGGAATATGGCCATTATTCCTTGGATCCTTAAAGATGGATGGCATCATCAGATATTGTCATCCTCAGACACGAAATGGTATTTGGAGAAAACCAACTCGCTGTAAAGATGACTTGATCAAGAGAAAATTGACAAGGTAGGGTAAACCAGAAACTCGGATGCTTCAGTGAAatcaaatgaaattaaaaaagtgAAATGAACAGAATCAACAATTGACAAAGTAAACAATACATGCACAACAAAGGACTGCTAAAGATCGGCAGCACAAGCAGATAAACAACAAAAAGAAGCATGAACACCACATGACAACACAACATTATATGGCATGATCTTCAACTAGCGCAAGGAAAAACAAAAATACAACATCAAGTATCTTCAAGTGAGGTAGCATAAAGACCACTTAAAATACAAAAGATAAATCTTCTGTAAATACCAACAGAACTTAAgtatataataaaatactaaGAATAGTATCTTGATATGGGCAACATACCTCCGAACAGCAAGGCCTCCAAGGAGCTTGTAACGCAGAGACTCAGCTTGTGCAATTGCACAGAGGCCCCTATTGTTAACTTTCTCAGCATAGAGTTCCACACTGTTCTCAGGAAACTTGAATCGTTTCTGAACAACAGATGTCAGCTCCCTGATCCTTCTTCCCTTCTCACCTGATAGAAAATTTGTCAAAAACTAGCTAAGGCTATTATTGGTCATTCCCTAGTACACACTAAATTTAggagaaattttataatatacaaTGGTTATATTATAACCATTGATCATCGTAGGTCCCATACGGAACCCACCATAATAAATGGTTCGCaccattaaaaagaaaaagtaaaaaataaagcaGATGAAATCCCAAATATACTATATATCATTTATTGTGTTGAATAAAATCTCAAATTAAAAACAACTCAATATCTCACTAGATTGCCAGAGAAcacaataaaatcaaataaccgtttttttttggaaaagaaAAATCTGAATCGTTGGTTCCGTAAGATTGTTTTCAAATTTCCCATAAGACACCGAAATGCAAAAAGAGGAGGGGGCAGAGGGGCTTACCAAGAACATTCTGGGTACGAGTAGCCCTAATAATGATCTCAGTGCGCATGGGAGTAACCCTAACTTCAACACCAGAGTAGCCATCTTCAGCCAGCTCTCTAGTCAGTACCTCATTTAGCTCCGCATAGAAAACACCATCTGCAACAAACTGCAGGACCAGAAAAAAGAATATAAGAAAGATATAGGAAATGCATAAAAGCAAAGCAAAAACCTGGAATTTTCATCACCGGATTTCTAATCAATCAACAGCAAATGCTTTCTTCTCcctttttctattttggttgtTTCAACAAGCAATCGAAAAAGATTAACAATTCAAACACTTGTGCAAGTTCCTTGACTCCAAAGCTTTATCAATCATCCAATATGAATAGAGTTGTATATACATATTGAAGGGAATTTTCGTTCCTTTTCTAAGGATTTCTCGATAACCAAACACAACAAAGAGAGAAGAAACAAAGATAGAGACCTTTCGCTTCTTACTGATTTGGGTCGCCATGTTTTCAAGAATTTGAGCAGTGAATCTGTTCGGTGCTTATAAGCTTCTTAGCGAGCGAAACCCTAATAAGGTTGATGAAGAGATTCAACTCAACGAGTGCTTCCTCTATATAGTAGGGTTTACAAAAGCGACCTGATCTGACGGTTGATGAAGGGGGTTTTATTTTGAACGGTCAAGATCATCAAATTCTCAAAATGATCTCACATTGCGTTtattctagttttttttttttctttttaatcacaAAAAGGAAATAATCTACCTCCTTTACTTGCGCAAActaacttaaatttataaaataatttttataaaaatattaataaaataacctatttttatcatttagttttaatttaaaaagtaaaaatatttataaatttatataataatattaataattaaagtaacttgataaaaataataattattgataaaaattaaaataataattataataatttttaaatatatttaatagtaaaaaaaaggtaatttgataattttataaaactcCAATTATACTAATAACGTTAAaatgtatttaattaaatattaaaaaaaattaaatttaattaataaaaaataaaaatatagagtaaaattataataaaaataaaatataaaattttttaataattaactatAAATTTTGGTAACATGGCATGTGGCACGATAATATAGCGTTACGGTATTGGGCAATTGTATTAGTGttttaattgtataaataatgataaataaatttagattaacTTTATAGAATTAAAACGACAGGTATAGTTAGAGTACCTTTATAAAATcaagttttaattaaaaaaatatagatatgattataataaaattaaaatgataattataataatttttaaatatatttaatagtaaaaaacgtaacttagataattttataaaatttcaccTATACCAGTTAAAATGTATTtaattagatattaaaaaaattaaatttaattaataaaaaataaaaatataaaataaaattataacaaaagcAAAATACAGAATTTTTTAGCGAttaactataaattttattaatatgacATGTGTCATCATAATATAGCGTTACGGTATTGATATAATaattgtattaattttttaattacacaaataatgaaaaataaaattagactatctttacaaaattaaaatcacatgtataattagaataattttataaaattaaattttaattaaaaaaatatagatataattgtaataaaatcaAATGTGAATATTCACCTAAGTTTtatcataaatataaaaattataaaattataattttttagctAATAAACAAATGGAGTAATGTTTTTATATAAACAAATATGattatatatttgtattttaaatatAGATAGATTGACTCTATGAAAGACTTGCtcctataaaaaaatatttttaaggcaTATTTGAATAAACATCTAGGCATTTTCACTTTAAAAATTCGAAAGTAGTTttctgaaaataatttaattttttaaaaaatataaaaattagagtttcatatttttatatgtcaaattttcaaataaaaaactaCATATTAGTATTCCacctttcaattttttattaaattttagaaaacaattttaaattgttttcacccttttcttttctaataaaaatttgactttctaaattttttttaaatgagaatattaattttttattaccaAAATtagtatattataaattttcataattattcagaaaatatttattataaaataaataaaacacatattaatacatttttaaatgtgaaataagtttaaataaaaCACATATTAACAcatattataaacaattaatgcaatatgattgaatttttttataagttttttttgaaactttataaaagttaattaatttcataaaagataaaaatgaaaaattcaaACTAGATTTTAACACAAGCTACATATGAAGCGTTGAACTGCAAatgaatttcttaattttttttttctacattCTTTggaagaattaaaaattaaccaAACAAAACTCTAATATCTTAtcatctcaaaaagaaaaatcacaTCCTCTAACTAATAATATCATCTTCCATGTGACATTCTTTTATCAAAGAGTAATTAAACatcactataaaaaaaatataaaaatataactaagaCATTTTATCAATAATCGCAATCGAAAATATTGATAATCGCAATCGAAAATTCCGTAGCTGTTTATTCCTTTTCTTTGTAGTGCATGAGAATTGCAACTAACAACATATCATAGATTTTACACATAAAAAAAACCTTGTTCCTGTGATTCAGCTTCCTA
The genomic region above belongs to Manihot esculenta cultivar AM560-2 chromosome 3, M.esculenta_v8, whole genome shotgun sequence and contains:
- the LOC110610381 gene encoding 40S ribosomal protein S3-3 encodes the protein MATQISKKRKFVADGVFYAELNEVLTRELAEDGYSGVEVRVTPMRTEIIIRATRTQNVLGEKGRRIRELTSVVQKRFKFPENSVELYAEKVNNRGLCAIAQAESLRYKLLGGLAVRRACYGVLRFVMESGAKGCEVIVSGKLRAQRAKSMKFKDGYMISSGQPVKEYIDSAVRHVLLRQGVLGIKVKIMLDWDPKGKVGPMTPLPDLVTIHPPKEEEEYVPPPVMTANIEIPVA